The Candida orthopsilosis Co 90-125, chromosome 7 draft sequence genome has a window encoding:
- a CDS encoding Lmo1 h: MDFANFEKLKCVKLADSRLSDIVNFAFPDSLDVLDLSKSYITSIEGVKFPKILVSLNPSSNFPRSIAGVQFPPTLRRPNLNIILINAGDIQKSNLHENFHIETLYLGGQDKIDFSCCMLLENLHSLSLCHCIASNSYRFGHKLKSLQIEYCDYTNGMSIGECFNLKYLYI; this comes from the coding sequence ATggattttgcaaattttgaaaagttaaAGTGTGTCAAGTTGGCTGATTCGAGATTAAGTGACATTGTCAACTTTGCATTCCCAGATTCACTTGatgttttggatttgtCTAAAAGTTATATTACTTCTATTGAAGGAGTCAAATTTCCGAAAATTTTAGTGAGTTTAAATCCAAGTTCAAATTTTCCTAGAAGCATTGCTGGGGTACAATTTCCCCCAACCCTAAGGAGACCCAACCTCAATATCATTCTAATAAATGCTGGCGATATCCAGAAGTCTAATCTTCACGAAAATTTTCACATTGAAACGTTGTACTTAGGAGGACAAGATAAAATTGACTTTTCTTGTTGCATGTTACTCGAGAATCTTCATAGCTTAAGTTTGTGCCATTGCATTGCATCAAATAGCTATCGTTTCGGacacaaattgaaaagtttacaAATAGAGTATTGTGACTATACAAATGGAATGAGCATCGGTGAATGttttaatttgaaatatttgtaCATTTAG